One Aegilops tauschii subsp. strangulata cultivar AL8/78 chromosome 7, Aet v6.0, whole genome shotgun sequence genomic window carries:
- the LOC109759549 gene encoding sucrose synthase 1, whose product MAAKLTRLHSLRERLGATFSSHPNELIALFSRYVHQGKGMLQRHQLLAEFDELFESDKEKYAPFEDILRAAQEAIVLPPWVALAIRPRPGVWDYIRVNVSELAVEELTVSEYLAFKEQLVDEHASSKFVLELDFEPFNASFPRPSMSKSIGNGVQFLNRHLSSKLFQDKESLYPLLNFLKAHNYKGTTMMLNDRIQSLRGLQSALRKAEEYLVSIPEDTPSSEFNHRFQELGLEKGWGDTAKRVHDTIHLLLDLLEAPDPASLEKFLGTIPMMFNVVILSPHGYFAQSNVLGYPDTGGQVVYILDQVRALENEMLLRIKQQGLDITPKILIVTRLLPDAVGTTCGQRLEKVIGTEHTDILRVPFRTENGILRKWISRFDVWPYLETYTEDVANELMREMQTKPDLIIGNYSDGNLVATLLAHKLGVTQCTIAHALEKTKYPNSDIYLDKFDSQYHFSCQFTADLIAMNHTDFIITSTFQEIAGSKDSVGQYESHIAFTLPDLYRVVHGIDVFDPKFNIVSPGADMTVYFPYTETDKRLTAFHSEIEELLYSDVENDEHKFVLKDRNKPIIFSMARLDRVKNMTGLVEMYGKNAHLKDLANLVIVAGDHGKESKDREEQAEFKRMYSLIEEYKLKGHIRWISAQMNRVRNGELYRYICDTKGAFVQPAFYEAFGLTVIEAMTCGLPTIATCHGGPAEIIVNGVSGLHIDPYHSDKAADILVNFFEKCSEDPSYWDKMSEGGLKRIYEKYTWKLYSERLMTLTGVYGFWKYVSNLERRETRRYLEMFYALKYRSLAAAVPLAVDGESSDN is encoded by the exons ATGGCTGCCAAGCTGACTCGCCTCCACAGCCTCAGGGAGCGCCTTGGTGCcaccttctcctcccaccccaaTGAGCTCATTGCACTCTTTTCCAG GTATGTTCACCAGGGCAAAGGCATGCTCCAGCGCCACCAGCTGCTCGCTGAGTTTGACGAACTGTTCGAATCCGACAAGGAGAAGTATGCACCCTTTGAAGACATCCTCCGTGCTGCACAG GAAGCAATTGTGCTACCCCCATGGGTTGCACTTGCCATCAGGCCCAGGCCTGGTGTCTGGGACTACATTCGGGTGAATGTTAGTGAACTCGCTGTTGAAGAGCTGACTGTTTCTGAGTACTTGGCATTCAAGGAACAGCTTGTTGATGAGCA TGCCAGCAGCAAGTTTGTGCTTGAGCTTGATTTTGAGCCTTTCAACGCCTCCTTCCCGCGCCCTTCCATGTCCAAGTCCATCGGAAACGGGGTGCAGTTCCTTAACCGTCACCTGTCTTCCAAGTTGTTCCAGGACAAGGAGAGCCTCTACCCACTGCTCAACTTCCTGAAAGCCCATAACTACAAGGGCACG ACAATGATGTTGAACGACAGAATTCAGAGCCTTCGTGGCCTCCAGTCAGCCCTTAGGAAGGCAGAAGAGTATCTAGTTAGCATTCCTGAAGACACTCCCAGCTCTGAATTCAACCACAG GTTCCAAGAGCTTGGCTTGGAGAAGGGTTGGGGTGACACCGCAAAGCGTGTACATGACACCATCCATTTGCTTCTTGACCTTCTTGAGGCCCCTGATCCGGCCAGCTTGGAGAAGTTCCTTGGCACCATTCCGATGATGTTCAATGTTGTCATCCTGTCTCCACATGGATACTTTGCTCAATCCAATGTGTTGGGATACCCTGATACCGGTGGCCAG GTTGTGTACATCTTAGATCAAGTCCGGGCTTTGGAGAATGAGATGCTTCTGAGGATTAAGCAACAAGGCCTTGACATAACTCCTAAGATCCTCATT GTCACCAGGTTGTTGCCTGATGCTGTTGGAACTACATGTGGCCAGCGCCTTGAGAAGGTTATTGGAACCGAGCACACTGACATTCTCCGTGTTCCATTTAGAACTGAGAATGGGATCCTCCGTAAGTGGATCTCGCGTTTTGATGTCTGGCCGTACCTGGAGACATACACCGAG GATGTTGCAAACGAACTCATGAGAGAAATGCAGACCAAGCCTGATTTGATCATTGGCAACTACAGTGATGGTAACCTTGTGGCCACTCTACTTGCCCATAAATTGGGAGTTACCCAG TGCACCATTGCCCATGCCTTGGAGAAAACCAAGTACCCCAACTCAGACATCTACTTGGACAAATTCGACAGCCAGTATCACTTTTCATGCCAGTTCACAGCTGACCTGATTGCCATGAACCACACTGATTTCATCATTACCAGCACATTCCAGGAAATTGCTGGAAG CAAGGATAGCGTGGGCCAATATGAGTCTCACATTGCTTTCACCCTTCCTGATCTGTACCGGGTTGTCCATGGGATTGACGTGTTTGATCCTAAGTTCAACATCGTCTCCCCTGGAGCAGACATGACTGTCTACTTCCCGTACACTGAGACTGACAAGAGGCTCACCGCCTTCCACTCTGAAATTGAGGAGCTCCTGTACAGCGATGTTGAGAACGATGAACACAA GTTTGTGTTGAAGGACAGGAACAAGCCAATCATCTTTTCAATGGCTCGTCTTGACCGTGTGAAGAACATGACTGGCTTGGTTGAGATGTACGGCAAGAATGCACATCTGAAGGATTTGGCAAACCTTGTGATTGTTGCTGGTGACCATGGCAAGGAGTCCAAGGATAGGGAGGAGCAGGCCGAGTTCAAGAGGATGTACAGTCTCATTGAGGAGTACAAGCTGAAGGGCCATATCCGTTGGATCTCCGCTCAGATGAACCGTGTTCGCAATGGAGAGCTGTACCGCTACATCTGTGACACCAAGGGTGCATTTGTGCAG CCTGCATTCTATGAAGCGTTTGGCCTGACTGTCATTGAGGCCATGACATGTGGTTTGCCGACGATTGCGACATGCCACGGTGGCCCTGCTGAAATCATTGTGAACGGGGTGTCTGGTCTGCACATTGATCCTTACCACAGCGACAAGGCCGCAGATATCTTGGTCAACTTCTTTGAGAAGTGCAGCGAGGATCCAAGCTACTGGGACAAAATGTCTGAAGGAGGCCTGAAGAGAATTTATGAGAA GTACACCTGGAAGCTGTACTCCGAGAGGCTGATGACCCTGACCGGCGTGTATGGGTTCTGGAAGTATGTGAGCAACTTGGAGAGGCGTGAGACTCGCCGTTACCTTGAGATGTTCTACGCCCTGAAGTACCGCAGCCTG GCTGCTGCAGTTCCATTGGCAGTTGACGGCGAGAGCTCCGACAACTAG